One Rissa tridactyla isolate bRisTri1 chromosome 4, bRisTri1.patW.cur.20221130, whole genome shotgun sequence DNA window includes the following coding sequences:
- the LOC128908630 gene encoding LOW QUALITY PROTEIN: inositol 1,4,5-trisphosphate receptor-interacting protein-like 1 (The sequence of the model RefSeq protein was modified relative to this genomic sequence to represent the inferred CDS: inserted 1 base in 1 codon) has product MVGDEQDDGKHERVQQRVEQLTLEMTRLLQEHEXEQLWEALVFAALQQWQFWAIAGVPVLLFRLCWWLRKRSQRPEISHEEESSSSSTELEEEACEGGDSDEEGRLVRDYAKRIQLSAKSMAYRRQVVEELASDLLTVLQERLSNSFFPALQPAIGVGSAFEGWSPTGHDAVYHLLMPLKPPHGHAFHLELGTAGQMPAKICIRVELECTCTRDQCVENTLCFLHHPEEMLQSNQDSTLLSTFCTGSYLDAQKIARWFQNLVISAWGEMTQSRHYSMEMLPSSRSCKLQLTNASGRSLLVEMVFGVQQGNSDIFLSSQTTEAIFTPSTTWAETYAVAEAKFFRRMARQAPRDTLYLNCLQLCASILVSAGFSSYTWKTVVMHLLNTIPPSSWGRWDFMMLLQDIMWYLHGCLEEKCLHHFFFGNENMPEDIILPAAFQAAEPINLFQCLVQDPAAHAKALREFEELQDRLTRLQVFGV; this is encoded by the exons ATGGTCGGCGATGAGCAGGATGATGGCAAGCATGAGCGCGTGCAGCAGCGTGTGGAGCAGCTGACCCTGGAGATGactcggctgctgcaggagcatg TGGAGCAGCTTTGGGAAGCCCTGGTctttgctgccttgcagcagtgGCAGTTCTGGGCGATTGCTGGAGTCccagtcctgctcttcaggctctgctggtgGCTCCGGAAAAGGAGCCAACGGCCAGAGATCAGCCATGAAGAggagagctccagcagcagcacagagctggaggaggaagcgTGTGAAGGAGGAGATTCTGATGAAGAGGGGCGTCTGGTCAGGGATTATGCAAAGCGCATCCAATTGTCAGCGAAGAGCATGGCCTACAGGAGACAGGTGGTGGAAGAGCTGGCGAGCGACCTCCTCACTGTTTTACAAGAACGCTTGTCAAATAGTTTCTTCCCGGCGCTGCAGCCAGCCATCGGGGTGGGCAGCGCCTTTGAAGGTTGGAGTCCCACTGGGCATGATGCTGTCTACCACCTGCTCATGCCCCTGAAGCCTCCCCATGGCCATGCCTTCCACTTGGAGCTGGGCACCGCGGGGCAGATGCCGGCAAAGATCTGCATCCGTGTGGAGCTGGAGTGCACCTGCACGAGGGACCAATGTGTGGAGAacacgctgtgcttcctccaccaccctgaggaaATGCTGCAGAGCAATCAGGATTCCACCCTTCTAAGCACCTTCTGCACTGGCTCCTACCTCGATGCGCAGAAAATTGCCCGCTGGTTTCAGAACTTGGTGATCTCAGCCTGGGGGGAGATGACTCAGTCGCGTCACTACAGTATGGAgatgctgccttccagccgctcctgcaagctgcagctgacAAATGCCTCTGGGAGATCCCTCTTGGTTGAGATggtgtttggggtgcagcaaggcaACTCGGACATTTTCCTCagcagccagactacagaggccaTCTTTACCCCAAGCACAACTTGGGCAGAGACCTACGCTGTGGCAGAGGCAAAGTTCTTCAGGCgtatggccaggcaggccccgcgTGACACCCTCTACCTCAActgcctgcagctctgtgccAGTATCCTTGTGAGCGCAGGCTTTTCCTCCTATACTTGGAAGACGGTTGTCATGCACCTCCTCAACACCATACCCCCGTCAAGCTGGGGCAGGTGGGACTTCATGATGCTGCTGCAGGATATCATGTGGTACCTGCATGGCTGCTTGGAGGAGAAATGCCTGCACCACTTCTTCTTTGGGAATGAGAACATGCCTGAGGACATCATCTTGCCCGCAGCCTTCCAAGCGGCTGAGCCGatcaacctcttccagtgcctggtgCAGGATCCAGCTGCCCACGCCAAGGCACTGCGTGAGTTTGAGGAACTGCAAGATCGGCTCACAAGACTGCAGGTCTTTGGCGTCTGA
- the LOC128909125 gene encoding inositol 1,4,5-trisphosphate receptor-interacting protein-like 1, whose translation MVGDERDDGKHERVQQRVEMTRLLQEHEWSSLDWEALVFAALQQWQFWAIAGVPVLLFRLCWWLRKRSQRPEISHEEESSSSSTELEEEACEGGDSDEEGRLVRDYAKRIQLSAKSMAYRRQVVEELASDLLTVLQERLSNSFFPALQPAIGVGSAFEGWSPAGHDAVYRLLVPMKPPRGHSFHLELGAAGEMPAKNCVRVELECTCTRDQGMENVLCFLHQPEEGLGRNQVLSFLGILCTGSYLDIEKIARWFQKLVRSAWREMPQSRLYTMKVLPSSRSCKLQLTNASGRSLFIEMIFGVQRGDSDIFLSSQTVEAAFNPSTTWAETYDVAEAKFFRHVARRAPRDTSHLKCLQLCAGSLVGTGFSSDVLKTVVMHLLNTIPPSSWRRREFLMRLQDIMWYLHGCLEEKRLHHFFFGNENVPEDIVLPAAFQAAEPINLFQCLLQDPAAHAKALHDFEEVQGRLTRLVFCGD comes from the coding sequence ATGGTTGGCGATGAGCGGGATGATGGCAAGCATGAGCGCGTGCAGCAGCGTGTGGAGATGactcggctgctgcaggagcatgAGTGGAGCAGCTTGGACTGGGAAGCCCTGGTctttgctgccttgcagcagtgGCAGTTCTGGGCGATTGCTGGAGTCccagtcctgctcttcaggctctgctggtgGCTCCGGAAAAGGAGCCAACGGCCAGAGATCAGCCATGAAGAggagagctccagcagcagcacagagctggaggaggaagcgTGTGAAGGAGGAGATTCTGATGAAGAGGGGCGTCTGGTCAGGGATTATGCAAAGCGCATCCAATTGTCAGCGAAGAGCATGGCCTACAGGAGACAGGTGGTGGAAGAGCTGGCGAGCGACCTCCTCACTGTTTTACAAGAACGCTTGTCAAATAGTTTCTTCCCGGCGCTGCAGCCAGCCATTGGGGTGGGCAGCGCCTTTGAAGGTTGGAGTCCCGCTGGGCATGATGCTGTCTACCGCCTGCTTGTGCCCATGAAGCCCCCCCGGGGGCACAGCTTCCACCTGGAGCTGGGCGCTGCGGGGGAGATGCCAGCAAAGAACTGCGTCCGCGTGGAGCTGGAGTGCACCTGCACCAGGGACCAAGGCATGGAGAAcgtgctgtgcttcctccaccaacCCGAGGAGGGGCTAGGCAGAAATCAGGTTTTGAGCTTCCTAGGCATCCTCTGCACCGGCTCCTACCTAGATATCGAGAAGATTGCCCGCTGGTTCCAGAAGTTGGTGAGGTCAGCCTGGCGGGAGATGCCTCAGTCGCGTCTCTACActatgaaggtgctgccttccagccgctcctgcaagctgcagctgacAAACGCCTCCGGGAGATCCCTCTTCATTGAGATGATTTTTGGGGTGCAGCGAGGCGACTcggacatcttcctgagcagccagactgTAGAAGCTGCCTTCAACCCAAGCACCACGTGGGCAGAGACCTATGATGTGGCAGAGGCAAAGTTCTTCAGGCATGTGGCCAGGCGGGCCCCGCGTGACACCTCCCACCTCAAATGCCTGCAGCTCTGCGCTGGTAGCCTGGTGGgcacaggcttttcctctgatGTCTTGAAAACGGTTGTGATGCACCTCCTGAACACCATACCCCCGtcaagctggagaaggagggaattCCTGATGCGGCTGCAGGATATCATGTGGTACCTGCACGGCTGCTTGGAGGAAAAACGCCTGCACCACTTCTTCTTCGGGAATGAGAACGTGCCTGAGGACATCGTCTTGCCCGCAGCCTTCCAAGCGGCTGAGCCAatcaacctcttccagtgcctgctgCAGGATCCAGCTGCCCACGCCAAGGCACTGCATGACTTTGAGGAAGTGCAAGGTCGGCTCACAAGACTGGTCTTCTGCGGAGACTGA